TAGTCGGTGCTCCAGGTGCCGCCGCCCCACGCCGGGCCCACGCCTCGACGCCCGCCCGGCCTGAGTGGCGTGAAGTACGTGATGTGGCCGTGGCTGTCCGCCGGGTTCTGGCCGCCGATCAGGTGGTTGATCGTCGCGCGCTCGTAGAAGTCGAAGTAGTCCGCCCGGTTCGGGTCGAGCAGCCACAGCTCCCGGGTCAGCTTGAGCATGTTGTACGTGTTGCACTGCTCGCAGGTGTCGTTGCTGAGGTACCCGGCGATCGCGTTGGGCGCCCGGAAGTGCTCCGCCTGACTGTTGCCGCCGATGACGTAGGAGTGCGCGCCGACGGTGATGTTCCACGCGTTGCTGGCGATGTCCCGGTAACGGGTGGTGCCGGTCGCCTTGAACTCCCGGGCGGCGCCCACCCACTTGGGCACCTGCGTGTTGGCGTGCAGACCGGAGAGTTGGTCCTGGTTGCCCGCCAGGGGGTTGAACACGGCGGCGTGGTCGAACCGCTGGGCGGTGGCGAGCCACCGGGCGTCGCCGGTCTGCTGGTAGATGTCGGTCAACACGTCGTTCATGCCACCGAACTCGGTGCCCAGCATGGACTGCATCTGGCTGGAGCTCAACCGGGCCGTCCGGGTGTCGACCCAACCCGCCAACGCCAGTAGCACGGTGCGGGCCTGGGTGTTGCCGGTGTAGCGCCAGACGTCGAGCAGCCCGGCGAGGGTCTTGTGGATGCAGTAGTAGGGCACGTTGCCGTTGGACAACGTCCGTGCCTCGAGAGCGGTGAAGTCGGACTCCGGGAAACCGGAGAGGTAACCCGCGCCGAACCCGGCGGCCCCGTTGTTCGCCTGGCACTTCGCCAGCTCGGCCACCATGTAGTTCGCCTTGTCCCGGCAGGTGTTGTCGCCCAGCACCGCGTACGCGTACGCCCACGCGGTCAGGAAGTGGCCCTGCATGTGGGTCCGGAACGGGAAGTTCGGCGCGTCCCAGCCGCCGTTGGTGGCAGCACCGTTGGTGGACAGCCGGTGGTTGGCGCGGAAGTTGTAGAGCATGCGGTCGACGTCGACGAACCGCAGGTAGTTGAGCGTCCGCGTCTGGTTGTCCATCCAACGACCGGAGGTCAGCCGCACCTGGCCGAGGTCGAACGCGTACGCCGAGACGCCGATGTCCGACCGGGCCGGCGGGACCACGGCCGCGGCCGCGCTTCCGGCGGCGATGGTGGTGCCGGTCGCGGAGAGCACCACCGTGGCTCCGGCGGCCTGAAGGAGGTGGCGACGGCTGAGGGGCGGGGGTGGCATGGGAACCTCCGGGGACGGTCGAGGGCTACGGGGTGATCTTGAAGATGGCGTCCGGGCGGTCCGCCGCGACATTGGTGGCGGGCCCCTGGGTCGGCAGGTGGAGCCAGGCACGTCGGAGCGGACATCGAGGGTGGCGTACCGGCTGCGGCGGACTCCACGTACTCACTCAAGGTCATAGCGGTGTGTCGATGTGATCGCTAACATAGTTGTTCCTTAAC
The nucleotide sequence above comes from Micromonospora luteifusca. Encoded proteins:
- a CDS encoding beta-L-arabinofuranosidase domain-containing protein translates to MPPPPLSRRHLLQAAGATVVLSATGTTIAAGSAAAAVVPPARSDIGVSAYAFDLGQVRLTSGRWMDNQTRTLNYLRFVDVDRMLYNFRANHRLSTNGAATNGGWDAPNFPFRTHMQGHFLTAWAYAYAVLGDNTCRDKANYMVAELAKCQANNGAAGFGAGYLSGFPESDFTALEARTLSNGNVPYYCIHKTLAGLLDVWRYTGNTQARTVLLALAGWVDTRTARLSSSQMQSMLGTEFGGMNDVLTDIYQQTGDARWLATAQRFDHAAVFNPLAGNQDQLSGLHANTQVPKWVGAAREFKATGTTRYRDIASNAWNITVGAHSYVIGGNSQAEHFRAPNAIAGYLSNDTCEQCNTYNMLKLTRELWLLDPNRADYFDFYERATINHLIGGQNPADSHGHITYFTPLRPGGRRGVGPAWGGGTWSTDYNSFWCCQGTGLEINTRLMDSIYFYNGTTLTVNLFTPSVLTWSQRGITVTQSTSYPVSDTSTLTLSGSMSGSWSIRVRIPSWTNGATIAVNGTVQNVATTPGSYATVTRTWAAGDTISVRLPMQVVMRAANDNANVAAVTYGPSVLAGNYGNTALSTLPALTASSITRTSTTSLAFTASANGSTVPLAPFQDAHGYNYTVYWSTSGGSTGGSHRLVNVGTGLVLGIQNMSTADGGLAVQWSDSGTADHNWVVVTDGNAVRFRNVNSGKVLGVENMSTADNARVLQWSDNGTADHRWILVDNGDGTYKIRNVNGNKLLGILNGSTAWGAQAVQDSDNGSADNRWRLVRNA